Within the Pseudomonas orientalis genome, the region GCCATCGTTGTACACGCCGGCAAACAACGTCTGCCCCGCTGCATCCGTGGTGCCCTCAGCCGGCGTGAACACGCCGGACCAGGTTACTTTGGCAGACGATTCGGTCAGCGCTTCAACCTGCACGGTCGCCAAGTAAGCGCTCACCGGAAACGGCGACTGCTCAATGGTGTAGCTGTAGGTGCGCGCCACATTGTCGAAGGTCTGCAACCGCTCGACAATCTGGCCGCCATCCGCGGTATGCAGGTGGCGCACGCGGCCGCCTTCGCCCGGCTCGCTCTTGGCGATAAAGGGCAGCCAGTCGGGCAGGCTGTTGAAGCCGCCGATCAGTGCCCACACCTGGTCCGCCGACGCGGGGATTTCAATCACAGAAGAGGCTGTTGCCACAATAAATACTCCAAATCGTTAAAAGAATTCAGATCGCCATGCTGTCGACCACACCACCGTCGACCCGCAACGCGGCACCGGTGGTGGCAGACGACAGCGGTGAAGCAATGTACGCCACCAGGTTGGCCACTTCATCCACATTCGCCGCGCGCTGGATGATCGATGTCGGCCGCGCACTGCGCACGAACACGTCAGCTTCGTCCCGTGCGGTGCGCCCGGATTTCTGCGTGGCGTCCTTGAGCATGTGTTCCAGCCCGTCGGTAAAGGTCGGCCCCGGCAGAATCGCATTCACCGTCACACCGGTACCTGCCAGGCGCTTGGCCAGGCCATGAGACACCGCCAGGTTGGCGCTTTTGGTCACGCCATAGTTGATCATGTCCGCCGGGGTCGCCACGCCGGATTCGGATGACACGAAGATCACCCGCCCCCAGCCCTGCTCGACCATGCCCGGCACATAATGCCGCGCCAGGCGCACGCCCGAGATCACATTGACCTCATAGAAGCGCGTCCATTCACTGTCCGGCGCCTCGAAGAAATCCACATCATTGAAGATGCCCAGGTTGTTGACCAGGATGTCGGCGCGCGGTTCGGCGGCGAACAGTGTCTCGGCGCCTTCGGCCGTACCCAGGTCGGCCACCAGGCCGCGCAGATTGGCGCCCGGCACCGCCTGGCGAATGCCCGCCAATGCAGCGTCCACCTTGCCGGAATCACGCCCGATCACCACCACGGTCGCGCCGGATTGCGCCAGGGCCTGGCTGATGCCCAGACCGATGCCGGCGGTGCTGCCGCTGACGATCGCCACTTTGCCGCTTACATCGATTTTCATGGTTGAACTCCTGAAGTTAAAGCGGCAGAGGCGCGCGAGGTGAAATCAACTGTGCATCGCGCAGCGCCTGCCAGAAAGCTGCTGGAATCTGCTCTGACAACGCCGCCACGTCTTCGGCAATCCGCCCCGGACGACTGGCACCGGGAATGACTGCCGCCACGGCCGGGTGCGCCAGGGAAAACTGTAGCGCAGCGGCCTTGGCGCTCACGCCAAACGCCTGGGCAATCGCCTGGATCTGCTCGACTTTGGCAATGATCGCCGGGCTGGCCTGCTGGTATTCGAAGTGCGCGCCGCCGGCGAGGATGCCGGAGCTGTAGGGACCACCGACCACGATCTCAACGTTGTGCGCGAGTGACGCCTCCATCAGGCGCTGCAAGGCGCGGTCGTGGTCCAGCAGTGTGTAGCGGCCAGCCAGCAGAAAGCCGTCGGGCTGGGCTTCGGCCAGGTCCAGGGTCAGTTCGCACGGTTCGACGCGGTTCACCCCCAGGCCCCAGGCCTTGATCACGCCTTCTTCGCGCAAGCGCGTCAGCACCTTGAAGGCGCCGGTACGGGCCTGGTTGAAGTAGTCCAGCCATTGGTCGCCGTAGAAGTCCTGTGCGATATCGTGAACCCACACGATGTCCAGACGATCGGTCTGCAGGCGCTCCAGGCTGTCTTCAATCGAGCGCAGGGTGGCATCGGCACTGTAGTCATTGAGCATTTTGTTCGGACGGCCATGTTCGAACACACCGCTTTTCTCGCCCAGGTCACGGGCGCTGTCTTCGACCTCGTCCAGAATCACCCGGCCGACCTTGGTGCTGAGCACGTAGTCGTCACGGTTGTAGTGCGACAGCGCCTGGCCCAGGCGGATTTCCGACAACCCCGAACCGTAGAACGGCGCGGTATCGAAATAACGCACGCCATGATTCCAGGCGGCCTCGACGGTGGCCCGGGCTTCGTCTTCGGGAATGGCGCGGAACATATTGCCCAGCGGTGCGGTACCAAAGCCCAATACGCCGGGTAGTTTGTCTTTCAAGCTCATGATGGTTCCTCAATCGGTTCAAGGTCGCGTTGACCGTTGAGCAGATCCTAGATTGCCTGGATAAGACCGTCCAAGACATACTGCGACCAACTTGAGTCCCAACAGGTCTTACATGATTGATCTACGCCAACTGCGCTACTTCGAAGTGGTCGCCGAAGAGGAACATGTCGGCCGCGCCGCCGAGCGCCTGCACATCTCCCAGTCGCCCTTGAGCCGGCAGATCGCCCAGCTTGAAGAACGCCTGGGCCTGACGCTGTTCGAACGCAGCCAGCAACGTATCCGCCTGACCCGCGACGGCCAGACCTTCCTTGCCGAAACCAGGGCGCTGCTGACCCACGCCAACCGCCTGGAGTCCCTGGGCAAGCGCTTGGGCCGGGGTGAAGAAGGCGGCTTGTGCATCGGCTATATCGAGAACGCCATGCACGCCGGTGTACTGCCCAACGCTTTGCGCGTGCTGCGCGATGACCGGCCTGCCGTGCATATCAAGCTGTATAACCTGCCCTCCTTCGAACAGCTCGAAGGCCTGCGCCAGCGCAGCCTGGACATTGCCCTGGTGGGCGAACCGCCAGCGGCGGAAGATCCGGACCTGACCGCCCGGCAGGTGCTCGATGACCCGATGCTGCTGGC harbors:
- a CDS encoding LysR substrate-binding domain-containing protein, which codes for MIDLRQLRYFEVVAEEEHVGRAAERLHISQSPLSRQIAQLEERLGLTLFERSQQRIRLTRDGQTFLAETRALLTHANRLESLGKRLGRGEEGGLCIGYIENAMHAGVLPNALRVLRDDRPAVHIKLYNLPSFEQLEGLRQRSLDIALVGEPPAAEDPDLTARQVLDDPMLLALPEHHPLTRQRELLPEHLADQQWIGVQRKPGANPADDFVAACIRAGFTPQIPMEAGEPFTALGLVASGLGVAMVQKGLSRNAPPGVVLRELPWLSYTTPLWAAWHRINLRPLVETFRKVLTAAQA
- a CDS encoding aldo/keto reductase, producing MSLKDKLPGVLGFGTAPLGNMFRAIPEDEARATVEAAWNHGVRYFDTAPFYGSGLSEIRLGQALSHYNRDDYVLSTKVGRVILDEVEDSARDLGEKSGVFEHGRPNKMLNDYSADATLRSIEDSLERLQTDRLDIVWVHDIAQDFYGDQWLDYFNQARTGAFKVLTRLREEGVIKAWGLGVNRVEPCELTLDLAEAQPDGFLLAGRYTLLDHDRALQRLMEASLAHNVEIVVGGPYSSGILAGGAHFEYQQASPAIIAKVEQIQAIAQAFGVSAKAAALQFSLAHPAVAAVIPGASRPGRIAEDVAALSEQIPAAFWQALRDAQLISPRAPLPL
- a CDS encoding SDR family NAD(P)-dependent oxidoreductase, whose protein sequence is MKIDVSGKVAIVSGSTAGIGLGISQALAQSGATVVVIGRDSGKVDAALAGIRQAVPGANLRGLVADLGTAEGAETLFAAEPRADILVNNLGIFNDVDFFEAPDSEWTRFYEVNVISGVRLARHYVPGMVEQGWGRVIFVSSESGVATPADMINYGVTKSANLAVSHGLAKRLAGTGVTVNAILPGPTFTDGLEHMLKDATQKSGRTARDEADVFVRSARPTSIIQRAANVDEVANLVAYIASPLSSATTGAALRVDGGVVDSMAI
- a CDS encoding SRPBCC family protein, yielding MATASSVIEIPASADQVWALIGGFNSLPDWLPFIAKSEPGEGGRVRHLHTADGGQIVERLQTFDNVARTYSYTIEQSPFPVSAYLATVQVEALTESSAKVTWSGVFTPAEGTTDAAGQTLFAGVYNDGLEALRANFPG